Proteins from a genomic interval of Halomonas alkaliantarctica:
- a CDS encoding sensor domain-containing diguanylate cyclase — MYQHYGQPGSEPDEERPGHAVAILSKQASVPGIHIVDVNTDYQRLWGGSREEWLGAVPIVVEQEAANQKIVAQLGDEINANANGGFEGISGREVSRRHDGSRRHIEWRITAMGPRYNSATTLVLTQCDVTEQVEKESQLKRLATTDMLTGLVNRSQFDALLKSEVNRQHRYARPLSLIMLDLDYFKQINDSHGHDVGDQVLKSIAGLLKRNLRKADYCARWGGEEFMLLAPETSLEQAVRLADKIRGAIKHTDFPIQGSVTASFGVVEVHSQESVKSVMKRVDNALYLAKEKGRDRVSTGGLLTPVKQA; from the coding sequence ATGTATCAGCACTATGGACAGCCAGGGTCGGAACCTGATGAGGAGCGGCCAGGACATGCGGTGGCGATTCTCAGCAAGCAGGCAAGTGTCCCTGGCATTCACATCGTGGACGTCAACACTGACTATCAGCGCTTGTGGGGTGGCAGCCGCGAAGAGTGGTTGGGTGCAGTACCCATCGTGGTTGAGCAAGAGGCGGCCAATCAAAAGATTGTTGCCCAACTGGGCGATGAGATAAATGCCAATGCTAATGGTGGCTTTGAAGGCATCAGTGGCCGTGAGGTTTCCCGCCGTCATGATGGCTCACGGCGGCATATCGAGTGGCGAATCACCGCGATGGGGCCGCGCTATAACAGCGCCACGACGCTAGTGTTAACTCAGTGCGATGTGACCGAGCAAGTGGAAAAAGAGTCCCAGCTTAAGCGGCTTGCCACGACGGATATGTTAACCGGACTGGTTAATAGATCGCAGTTTGATGCGCTACTGAAAAGCGAAGTCAACCGGCAACACCGCTATGCTCGCCCCCTCTCTTTGATCATGCTGGATCTCGATTATTTTAAACAAATCAATGATAGCCACGGCCACGATGTCGGCGACCAAGTGCTGAAATCGATTGCCGGTTTGCTTAAGCGTAACTTGCGCAAAGCGGATTACTGCGCGCGGTGGGGTGGCGAAGAGTTTATGCTATTAGCCCCTGAAACCTCTCTTGAACAGGCTGTGCGGCTTGCTGACAAAATTCGAGGCGCGATCAAGCACACCGACTTTCCTATTCAAGGCAGCGTCACGGCAAGTTTTGGTGTCGTCGAAGTTCATTCGCAAGAATCGGTCAAAAGTGTAATGAAACGAGTGGATAACGCCCTTTATCTAGCCAAAGAGAAAGGACGTGATCGCGTTTCAACGGGTGGCTTATTAACACCGGTGAAGCAGGCTTAA
- a CDS encoding LysR substrate-binding domain-containing protein: MNQLSTIAVSRAALPLLDSEVLRTFVTIAESGSFTRAAQQLFRTPSALSMQIKRLEETLGQTLFVREARYVRLTAEGEVLLGYGRRLLKLNAEAVTQFLAPTIEGRVGLGITDDVVGRILPTVLAQFARSHPAVQVDVVVGRSKDLLAQLDEGELDLALVMSLEPGQAARGDVVHSEPLVWAGREDGVAVQRTPLPVTLAQQGCAWRRIALNALNHAGVNYRIAYSCDHCAGQEAAMLADLAVTAFPKSLIRPPLKRLHNESLPPLGDYQVALVKRAGSGDASEVLAERVVEAFREG; the protein is encoded by the coding sequence ATGAATCAACTATCAACCATCGCTGTCAGCCGGGCTGCCTTACCGCTACTGGATAGCGAGGTGCTGCGCACCTTTGTGACGATTGCGGAGAGCGGCAGTTTCACCCGCGCCGCACAGCAGCTATTTCGCACCCCTTCCGCGCTGAGCATGCAGATCAAACGCCTGGAAGAGACTCTGGGACAGACGCTATTTGTACGCGAAGCACGTTACGTACGCTTGACTGCCGAAGGTGAAGTCCTCCTGGGCTATGGACGGCGACTACTTAAACTCAATGCGGAAGCCGTTACCCAATTTTTAGCCCCCACCATAGAAGGGCGCGTGGGGCTGGGGATAACCGACGACGTGGTTGGGCGTATCCTGCCCACTGTGCTCGCCCAGTTTGCCCGCTCGCATCCAGCGGTGCAGGTCGATGTCGTGGTGGGGCGCAGCAAAGATTTGCTCGCCCAGTTGGATGAAGGGGAGCTGGATTTGGCGCTGGTGATGAGCTTAGAGCCTGGTCAGGCGGCGCGCGGCGATGTCGTCCATAGCGAACCGTTAGTGTGGGCGGGTCGTGAGGATGGTGTTGCCGTTCAGCGAACGCCATTACCGGTGACCTTGGCGCAACAGGGGTGCGCGTGGCGTAGGATAGCGCTCAATGCCCTTAATCATGCCGGGGTTAATTATCGGATCGCTTACTCCTGCGACCACTGCGCCGGCCAGGAGGCTGCCATGCTGGCCGACCTAGCCGTGACGGCTTTTCCGAAAAGCTTGATTCGGCCGCCGCTCAAACGGCTCCACAACGAATCACTTCCGCCACTAGGGGATTATCAAGTGGCGCTGGTGAAGCGTGCAGGCAGTGGTGATGCCAGCGAGGTATTGGCTGAGCGCGTGGTGGAGGCTTTTCGGGAGGGGTGA
- a CDS encoding PhoX family protein has protein sequence MSKEIEDHRLFNRSGNQPFAEVLARHVSRRDVMRGGLSMAAASMLSFGGAAQALASSGSHKTPLTLAFEAVKGSRTDAVVVPEGYVAQVLVPWGTPLNQNVTWQPEQPMTAEHQAESVGMHHDGMAGFALDNDNASRHFVLALNNEYIDQAALWAPQGGPTNADGGQRPADESRTEINAHGVTLVEVEKDANGQWTHVPGSRYNRRFTSATVMELSGPVAGSDYVKTQFSPTGLQTRGTNNNCGNGVTPWGTYIACEENWPDIFVNRGERFQDDARIGIPTDKSRYGWDTSAGDASEQSDEFARFDITPRGEHAEDDYRNEARTFGYQVEVDPYSDVLAVKRTALGRFRHEGCWLGKLEAGQPVVYYSGHDSRNEYVYKYVSDAAWDPADANRPGEEYDRLAIGNKYLDNGTLYVARFHADGSGEWLPLTPSTQTRDGRTLAAALGLSEDDAAGIIINTCDAADLLGATPMDRPEWASVDPASGEVYLTLTNNSQRIGEDTQPTYTNNGDRLEQVGVGYDLAPTNAANPRANNEAGHIIRWRESRLPNAFTWEVFVFGAASSDTDNHSGLTEMNQFASPDGLWFDEREDGQGILWIQTDNGYEGVTEYTNDQLLAVVPNGLDDIQGTGPVVNSSNQQQLKRFAVGPNGCEVTGIFATPDKTALFINIQHPGNWPADGSALTQDATVAASGQVRPRASTVVIQKRDGGPIGV, from the coding sequence ATGAGTAAAGAGATCGAAGATCATCGCCTGTTTAACCGCAGTGGCAACCAACCTTTTGCGGAAGTATTGGCGCGCCATGTATCCCGGCGCGATGTGATGCGTGGTGGTTTGAGCATGGCGGCTGCCTCGATGCTTAGTTTTGGCGGCGCTGCGCAAGCACTTGCCTCAAGCGGCTCCCACAAAACACCTCTGACACTGGCTTTTGAGGCGGTTAAAGGGTCACGCACCGATGCCGTGGTGGTGCCGGAAGGTTATGTTGCCCAAGTCTTGGTGCCGTGGGGCACGCCGCTGAACCAAAATGTTACCTGGCAGCCCGAACAGCCGATGACCGCTGAGCATCAGGCCGAGAGTGTGGGCATGCACCATGACGGCATGGCCGGTTTTGCTCTGGATAACGACAACGCCTCGCGTCATTTTGTGCTGGCGCTCAACAATGAGTATATCGACCAAGCTGCGCTATGGGCGCCCCAAGGGGGCCCCACTAATGCAGATGGGGGCCAGCGGCCTGCGGATGAGTCGCGCACCGAGATCAACGCGCACGGTGTCACGCTTGTCGAAGTCGAAAAAGACGCCAACGGCCAATGGACGCATGTGCCGGGGTCGCGCTATAACCGCCGCTTCACCAGCGCAACGGTGATGGAGCTTTCCGGACCCGTGGCGGGCAGTGATTACGTCAAGACGCAGTTTTCACCGACAGGCCTGCAAACCCGCGGTACGAACAATAACTGTGGTAATGGGGTAACGCCCTGGGGCACCTACATTGCCTGTGAAGAGAACTGGCCTGATATCTTCGTCAATCGTGGCGAACGCTTTCAGGACGATGCTCGCATCGGTATTCCTACCGACAAGAGCCGCTATGGTTGGGATACTTCGGCAGGCGATGCCTCTGAACAGAGCGACGAATTTGCTCGCTTCGACATAACACCGCGCGGCGAGCATGCGGAAGACGATTACCGTAATGAAGCCCGTACGTTCGGCTACCAGGTGGAGGTCGATCCTTATAGTGACGTATTGGCGGTTAAGCGTACGGCACTTGGGCGTTTCCGCCATGAAGGGTGTTGGTTAGGCAAGCTGGAAGCCGGCCAGCCGGTGGTCTATTACTCCGGGCATGATTCTCGCAACGAGTATGTATATAAATATGTTTCGGATGCTGCCTGGGATCCCGCCGATGCCAACCGCCCCGGTGAAGAGTACGATCGACTTGCCATTGGCAACAAATACCTGGATAACGGCACCCTCTATGTGGCCCGTTTCCATGCTGACGGCAGCGGTGAATGGCTGCCGCTAACGCCTAGCACCCAAACACGCGATGGTCGCACACTGGCGGCGGCGTTGGGGCTATCCGAGGACGATGCGGCAGGTATCATCATCAATACCTGCGATGCAGCGGATTTGTTGGGCGCCACGCCGATGGATCGTCCGGAGTGGGCTTCCGTCGATCCTGCGTCCGGTGAGGTGTATCTCACCCTGACCAATAACTCACAACGCATCGGTGAAGATACACAGCCAACCTACACCAACAACGGTGACCGCTTGGAACAGGTAGGCGTTGGTTATGACTTGGCGCCTACCAATGCCGCCAACCCACGCGCTAATAACGAAGCGGGGCATATTATCCGCTGGCGCGAAAGTCGACTCCCGAATGCCTTCACTTGGGAGGTGTTTGTATTTGGCGCGGCGTCTAGCGATACAGATAACCACTCTGGGCTGACCGAAATGAATCAGTTTGCCAGCCCCGATGGGCTCTGGTTCGATGAGCGTGAGGACGGTCAAGGTATCCTCTGGATCCAGACTGACAACGGCTATGAAGGAGTGACTGAGTACACCAACGACCAGTTGCTCGCGGTTGTGCCTAATGGGCTGGATGATATTCAAGGCACTGGCCCGGTGGTTAACAGCAGCAACCAGCAGCAGCTTAAGCGCTTTGCAGTAGGGCCGAACGGCTGCGAAGTCACCGGTATTTTTGCCACGCCGGATAAAACCGCGCTGTTTATTAACATTCAGCACCCCGGTAACTGGCCTGCCGATGGTAGCGCGCTGACACAAGACGCCACCGTTGCGGCCAGCGGCCAAGTACGCCCTAGGGCTTCGACCGTTGTGATTCAGAAACGCGACGGTGGACCGATTGGGGTTTAA
- a CDS encoding YbaN family protein, producing MRLISLMWVVLAGVSFSIGVLGIFLPLLPTTVFMLMAVYCASKGSPRFEAWIRSRHYVGPLLVTWEQERAIPRRAKLAAVSIIALSALITAWSLGPGWTRWGVITLLMLIAVWLATRPEPSSSS from the coding sequence ATGAGACTGATCAGCCTCATGTGGGTAGTGCTGGCAGGGGTGAGTTTTAGCATCGGTGTACTAGGCATTTTTCTGCCCCTGCTGCCTACCACCGTGTTTATGCTAATGGCTGTTTACTGTGCCTCCAAAGGCTCACCACGCTTTGAGGCCTGGATCCGCTCTCGTCACTATGTCGGGCCACTGCTGGTTACCTGGGAGCAAGAGCGTGCCATCCCCCGGCGCGCTAAGTTGGCGGCTGTTAGCATCATAGCGTTGAGTGCTCTGATCACAGCTTGGTCACTCGGCCCCGGCTGGACACGCTGGGGCGTGATCACTCTACTAATGCTGATCGCCGTTTGGCTGGCCACCCGGCCGGAGCCTTCGTCTTCTTCTTAA
- a CDS encoding Lrp/AsnC family transcriptional regulator: MRSKAFRSRPEPDDQAAELDRTDRRILKLLQDDATLSNVALAEQVSLSPAACLRRVERLKRDGVISRVVAHLDPEQLQAGMVVLIGVVLDRSTPESFAAFEEAAQKVSGCMECHVVTGEFDYFMLVRTRDSQSFNKLHAEQLLYLPGVRQIRSFMGLRQVVSTHKVLV, from the coding sequence GTGCGTTCAAAAGCCTTCCGTTCACGCCCTGAGCCTGATGATCAGGCCGCTGAACTAGACCGAACAGATCGGCGTATCCTTAAACTGCTTCAGGACGATGCCACGCTCTCCAATGTGGCACTGGCAGAGCAGGTGAGCTTGAGCCCGGCGGCGTGTTTACGCAGGGTGGAAAGGCTCAAACGGGATGGAGTCATCAGCCGGGTGGTGGCGCATTTAGACCCAGAGCAGCTTCAGGCAGGTATGGTGGTGTTGATTGGCGTGGTGCTGGATCGCTCGACGCCAGAGTCCTTCGCCGCCTTTGAAGAGGCGGCACAGAAGGTGTCAGGTTGCATGGAGTGCCATGTGGTCACCGGGGAGTTTGATTACTTTATGCTGGTGCGCACTCGGGATAGCCAAAGCTTTAACAAATTGCATGCCGAACAACTGCTTTACCTGCCCGGCGTGCGCCAGATCCGCTCGTTTATGGGGCTGCGACAGGTAGTCTCTACTCATAAGGTGCTGGTTTAG
- a CDS encoding 1-aminocyclopropane-1-carboxylate deaminase, which yields MNLERFPRYPLTFGPSPITPLKRLSEHLGGEVELYAKREDCNSGLAFGGNKTRKLEYLIPEALEKGCDTLVSIGGIQSNQTRQVAAVAAHLGMQCVLVQENWVNYSDAVYDRVGNIEMSRIMGADVRLDDAGFDIGIRPSWEQAMEDVRQRGGKPFPIPAGCSEHPYGGLGFVGFAEEVRQQEKELGFTFDYIVVCSVTGSTQAGMVVGFAADGRAQRVIGIDASAKPEQTREQILRIARNTAELVELEGGISDDDVILDTRYGGPEYGLPNEGTLEAIRLCARLEGVLTDPVYEGKSMHGMIDMVRNGEFPAGSKVLYAHLGGVPALNAYSFLFRNG from the coding sequence ATGAACCTCGAACGCTTCCCACGTTACCCACTCACCTTCGGCCCCTCTCCCATTACGCCGCTCAAGCGGCTAAGCGAACATTTAGGCGGTGAAGTAGAGCTCTACGCCAAGCGCGAAGACTGCAACAGCGGTTTGGCCTTTGGGGGTAACAAGACCCGCAAGCTGGAGTATCTGATTCCTGAAGCGCTGGAAAAAGGCTGCGATACGCTGGTATCGATTGGTGGTATTCAATCCAACCAGACCCGCCAGGTAGCCGCCGTTGCCGCTCACCTGGGTATGCAGTGCGTATTAGTGCAAGAGAACTGGGTCAACTACTCCGACGCGGTGTATGACCGTGTGGGCAATATCGAGATGTCGCGCATCATGGGGGCCGATGTACGCTTGGATGACGCGGGCTTCGATATCGGCATTCGCCCCAGCTGGGAGCAGGCCATGGAAGATGTGCGCCAGCGCGGTGGTAAGCCATTCCCGATTCCCGCTGGTTGCTCCGAGCATCCTTACGGCGGCTTAGGCTTTGTGGGCTTTGCCGAAGAGGTGCGCCAGCAGGAGAAAGAGCTGGGCTTCACGTTTGACTATATCGTGGTGTGCTCGGTTACAGGCAGCACCCAGGCGGGCATGGTGGTGGGGTTTGCCGCCGACGGCCGTGCCCAGCGAGTGATTGGCATTGATGCCTCTGCCAAGCCTGAGCAAACCCGTGAACAGATCCTGCGCATTGCGCGTAATACGGCCGAGCTGGTGGAATTGGAAGGCGGTATTAGCGATGACGATGTTATTTTGGACACCCGCTACGGCGGCCCCGAGTACGGCCTGCCCAACGAAGGCACGCTGGAAGCCATTCGCCTATGTGCTCGCCTGGAAGGCGTACTCACCGACCCCGTTTACGAAGGCAAATCCATGCACGGCATGATCGACATGGTGCGTAACGGTGAATTCCCCGCAGGCTCCAAGGTGCTCTACGCCCACCTGGGCGGCGTACCTGCATTAAATGCCTATAGTTTCCTGTTTAGAAATGGATAA
- a CDS encoding DUF6482 family protein, protein MSSTLPAHLTLDELAQYPAPLPEVEVHGLDRGWYIVRLHQDQGNAISVLTDQNGETQRFTGTQWIGRTLAPLGFTHGTLTWADADDEMIGTDVAPVSAQQRMAYGVRVAFNHTCL, encoded by the coding sequence ATGTCTTCAACGCTTCCCGCACATCTCACCCTTGACGAACTTGCCCAATACCCAGCGCCGCTACCCGAGGTTGAGGTACATGGACTCGATAGGGGTTGGTACATCGTTCGCCTACATCAGGATCAGGGTAACGCTATCAGCGTGCTTACCGACCAGAACGGCGAGACGCAACGCTTTACCGGTACACAGTGGATTGGCCGCACGCTGGCGCCGTTGGGTTTCACCCACGGCACGCTGACCTGGGCCGACGCCGATGATGAGATGATTGGCACCGACGTAGCACCCGTTTCTGCCCAGCAGCGCATGGCTTATGGTGTTCGCGTGGCGTTCAACCATACCTGTCTATAA